The following are from one region of the Capsicum annuum cultivar UCD-10X-F1 chromosome 1, UCD10Xv1.1, whole genome shotgun sequence genome:
- the LOC107869473 gene encoding probable xyloglucan endotransglucosylase/hydrolase protein 30 — MDYRVLLSLSKSIIPFSLLLLLYIFPVASTAATTTSKAFNLSTITFKQGYSPLFSDFNIEKSPDDRSFRLLLNRFSGSGVISTEYYNYGFFSASIKLPAIYTAGIVVAFYTSNVDTFEKNHDELDIEFLGNVNGQPWRFQTNLYGNGSVSRGREERYRMWFDPSKEFHQYSILWTPKNIIFYVDETPIREVNRNPTMRGDFPSKPMSLYATIWDASSWATNGGKAKVNYKYEPFATELKDLVLEGCIVDPIEQISSTNCTDRIAKLLAKDYSNITTERRKSMKHFREKYMYYSYCYDNIRYPVPPPECVIVQSERDLFKDSGRLRQRMKFGGSHSPRKNRSRRSSRRRNKVADGGSSKSSQRGSAAAM; from the exons atggATTATCGAGTTCTATTATctctatcaaaatcaataataccTTTCTCCCTCCTTTTATTATTATACATTTTTCCAGTGGCTTCGACGGCGGCGACGACGACTAGCAAGGCTTTTAATCTATCGACGATAACATTCAAACAAGGCTATTCTCCTCTTTTTAGTGATTTCAATATTGAAAAATCTCCTGATGATCGAAGTTTTCGTCTCCTACTTAATCGTTTCTCAG GGTCAGGTGTAATATCAACAGAATATTACAATTATGGATTTTTTAGTGCTAGTATTAAGTTGCCGGCCATATATACTGCTGGCATTGTTGTTGCTTTTTAT ACTTCAAATGTGGACACATTTGAGAAGAATCATGACGAGTTAGATATTGAGTTTTTGGGGAATGTGAATGGGCAGCCATGGAGGTTTCAGACTAACTTGTATGGAAATGGAAGTGTTAGTCGTGGCAGAGAAGAGAGGTATAGAatgtggtttgatccaagcaagGAATTTCATCAGTATAGCATTCTTTGGACCCCAAAAAACATCAT ATTTTACGTTGATGAAACACCAATTAGGGAAGTAAATCGAAATCCAACAATGAGAGGTGACTTTCCATCAAAGCCAATGTCTTTATATGCCACAATTTGGGATGCATCATCTTGGGCTACAAATGGTGGCAAAGCTAAAGTGAACTATAAATATGAACCTTTTGCAACTGAGCTAAAAGACTTAGTTCTTGAAGGTTGCATAGTTGATCCAATTGAGCAAATTTCATCAACAAATTGCACTGACAGGATTGCCAAATTACTTGCTAAAGATTACTCTAACATCACAACCGAAAGGCGAAAATCGATGAAACATTTTAGAGAAAAATACATGTACTATTCATATTGTTATGATAACATTAGGTACCCCGTGCCACCACCAGAATGTGTGATTGTTCAGTCTGAAAGGGATTTGTTTAAGGATAGTGGAAGGCTTAGACAGAGGATGAAGTTTGGTGGGAGCCATAGCCCCCGTAAAAACCGCTCCAGACGGAGCTCTAGGCGGCGGAATAAGGTAGCTGATGGTGGTTCATCAAAGTCTAGCCAACGTGGTTCTGCTGCTGCAATGTAA